Proteins encoded within one genomic window of Nordella sp. HKS 07:
- a CDS encoding Lrp/AsnC family transcriptional regulator translates to MTPDEKDREILTILREDARISAKALAARVGLARSSLRDRIARLEKSGIIRGYRADIADASNAAVACLLVKLKQTPSPQVIKRLERLPEVKRCLSLAGEIDLLIDIAAESLARLNQIRDEISHFPEVAETTTAVVLRQEI, encoded by the coding sequence ATGACGCCAGATGAGAAAGACCGCGAAATCCTGACCATCCTGCGCGAGGATGCCCGCATCAGCGCCAAGGCGCTCGCCGCCAGGGTCGGCCTCGCCAGATCGAGCCTCAGGGACCGGATCGCCCGGCTCGAGAAGTCGGGAATCATCCGCGGCTACCGGGCCGACATCGCCGATGCGTCGAACGCCGCTGTCGCCTGCCTGCTGGTGAAACTGAAACAGACGCCCTCCCCGCAAGTGATCAAGCGTCTCGAACGCCTGCCCGAGGTCAAGCGCTGCCTGTCGCTCGCCGGCGAAATCGATCTCCTGATCGACATCGCGGCGGAGTCCCTCGCCCGCCTCAACCAGATCCGCGACGAGATCTCGCATTTCCCGGAAGTGGCCGAGACCACCACGGCGGTAGTGTTGCGGCAGGAGATCTGA